The Primulina tabacum isolate GXHZ01 chromosome 7, ASM2559414v2, whole genome shotgun sequence genome includes a window with the following:
- the LOC142550696 gene encoding DELLA protein RGL1-like yields MNRGVAERRFAAEFEGVFVGRPSIRCSPIFHRMSKFTEAEGLDQYGLSTSPEILAEQNGLWGGDQEQGESCMDVDLFGYDTGFEYDTAYSALPISKSHSYQPMQRYEDFVSSDNLSPDVVWPRNLSHGNEFRNVVRKDNLERIEHEKKGPFLFHSASFEILKRYGSRCRKLDGEKMNDAEPRKGNDPTPMSTETIIRLAAERFIQSTSQSGDEISILSHPYPSSILCHSAKDSEGVQLVQNLLSCAEKVGEQKYECARKLLEECDRLGSSRAGSPVQRLVFYFTEALHERIDRETGRVTPKGLGKKFEAPLEALTTPNNSALIAFHNNLPLSQVTKFAGIQAILDHASEAGKIHVIDFEIRTGLHFTILMQALAVRCKHPLELLKVTAVGTRSKKTLEEASRRLTNFADSLNLKFSFNVVMVADILDLVPTMFELDAEEKVAIFAAYTFTGMIVQPDRLEHLMRVFRTINPCVMVIAEAEGNCNSPIFVDRFVDSLFFYCAYFESMAACLKDDEKNRAFAESDCFGSSIRNIVACEGEERKIRHVCIGVWRTFFASFGLEELELSMSSLYQANLVLKSFACGDSFTLDTDGKSLIIGWKGTPLSSLSAWKFHSVM; encoded by the coding sequence ATGAATAGAGGAGTGGCGGAACGTCGTTTTGCAGCCGAATTCGAGGGAGTGTTTGTTGGTAGACCGTCTATAAGATGTTCACCAATATTTCACAGAATGAGTAAATTCACAGAAGCAGAAGGTTTAGATCAGTATGGATTATCAACCAGTCCAGAGATATTGGCAGAGCAGAATGGCCTCTGGGGAGGTGATCAAGAACAGGGAGAGTCGTGTATGGATGTGGATTTGTTTGGTTATGACACAGGATTCGAGTACGATACCGCCTATTCTGCACTTCCCATCTCAAAATCACACAGTTATCAACCTATGCAACGGTATGAAGATTTTGTAAGTTCAGATAATTTGTCTCCGGATGTTGTCTGGCCACGAAATCTATCTCACGGCAATGAGTTCAGGAATGTTGTTAGAAAGGATAACTTGGAGAGAATCGAACATGAGAAGAAGGGACCTTTCTTGTTTCATTCAGCATCATTTGAGATTTTGAAGAGATATGGAAGCAGGTGCAGAAAGTTAGATGGTGAGAAGATGAATGATGCAGAACCCAGAAAGGGGAATGATCCAACCCCAATGTCTACCGAAACCATCATCCGGTTAGCTGCAGAAAGATTCATCCAGTCCACTTCTCAAAGCGGCGACGAGATCTCCATTCTTAGCCATCCATATCCGTCTTCGATTTTGTGCCATTCGGCTAAAGATTCTGAAGGCGTTCAACTAGTCCAAAATCTCCTGTCTTGCGCGGAAAAAGTGGGGGAGCAGAAGTACGAGTGTGCGAGAAAACTTTTGGAGGAATGTGATAGATTAGGTTCCTCTAGGGCGGGAAGTCCAGTTCAGAGGCTGGTGTTCTACTTTACCGAAGCTTTACATGAGAGGATTGATAGGGAAACAGGGAGAGTTACTCCAAAGGGTTTGGGGAAAAAGTTCGAGGCTCCATTAGAAGCATTGACCACCCCGAACAACTCGGCCTTGATCGCGTTTCACAATAATTTACCTCTCTCTCAGGTAACCAAATTTGCCGGTATTCAAGCCATATTGGATCATGCATCAGAAGCTGGCAAGATCCATGTCATTGATTTCGAGATCAGAACCGGATTACATTTTACGATCCTGATGCAAGCTCTAGCAGTCCGATGCAAACATCCTCTAGAGCTTCTCAAGGTCACTGCTGTAGGGACCAGATCAAAGAAGACATTGGAGGAGGCAAGTAGGCGTCTGACCAACTTCGCCGATTCTCTGAACTTGAAGTTTTCTTTCAATGTAGTTATGGTGGCAGATATCCTAGATCTTGTTCCCACTATGTTTGAGCTGGATGCCGAAGAAAAAGTTGCCATCTTCGCAGCATACACCTTCACAGGTATGATAGTACAGCCAGATCGGCTGGAACACTTGATGCGAGTCTTTAGAACCATCAATCCATGTGTAATGGTCATCGCTGAAGCCGAGGGGAACTGTAATTCTCCAATTTTTGTGGACCGATTCGTCGACTCTCTCTTCTTCTACTGTGCTTACTTTGAGTCCATGGCCGCCTGTCTGAAGGACGATGAAAAGAATAGGGCCTTTGCCGAGTCAGACTGCTTCGGATCATCGATCAGGAACATCGTCGCCTGCGAGGGAGAGGAGAGGAAGATTCGACATGTATGCATCGGCGTTTGGAGGACTTTCTTCGCAAGTTTTGGTTTGGAAGAGCTGGAACTTAGTATGTCTTCCTTGTATCAGGCAAATCTAGTTCTCAAGAGCTTTGCATGTGGGGATTCATTCACCTTAGATACTGATGGGAAAAGCCTGATTATTGGATGGAAAGGAACACCACTTAGCTCACTTTCTGCATGGAAGTTTCACTCTGTTATGTAA